A genomic segment from Orrella daihaiensis encodes:
- a CDS encoding DUF4390 domain-containing protein, producing the protein MTVAAATLRKMLRWLSAYVLMFFFLGSAQAETTARATIERIEPLVIGGQLSLDIDIDLTLNTSMKQALSRGVPLYFSIDLEIEQPRWWWLNKSIVDTRLERRLSYNTLTRSWRVSTGDLAIAAASYEDAINLLARIRDWPVVLSDRFEQDQQYIGEIRIRLDVDRLARPLQMDNANRDNWTLNSPWKSFEFSIRRDTGVAQ; encoded by the coding sequence ATGACGGTCGCTGCTGCCACGCTTCGCAAAATGCTGCGCTGGCTTTCTGCCTACGTGCTGATGTTTTTTTTTCTAGGCTCTGCGCAAGCCGAAACAACGGCCAGAGCGACGATTGAACGCATTGAGCCGCTAGTGATTGGCGGCCAGCTTAGTCTGGACATCGATATTGACTTGACGCTTAACACCAGCATGAAGCAGGCTTTATCGCGCGGCGTGCCTCTATATTTCTCTATAGACCTCGAAATCGAACAGCCCCGGTGGTGGTGGCTCAATAAAAGCATCGTCGACACCAGGCTTGAAAGACGCCTGTCCTACAACACCCTAACCCGTTCGTGGCGTGTATCAACTGGTGATTTGGCAATAGCGGCTGCGTCCTACGAGGATGCCATTAATTTGCTGGCACGCATTCGTGACTGGCCAGTTGTACTGAGCGACCGGTTTGAACAAGATCAGCAATACATTGGAGAGATACGCATCCGTCTTGATGTCGATCGGCTAGCCCGGCCGTTACAAATGGACAATGCCAATCGAGACAATTGGACCCTCAATAGCCCCTGGAAGTCATTTGAGTTCTCCATCCGGCGCGATACGGGGGTAGCGCAATGA